In Plasmodium chabaudi chabaudi strain AS genome assembly, chromosome: 9, the sequence TCTTGTGCaaataaagagaaaaaacgagttggaaaaaaaataaaattattaattgaCTTAGTCCGGTAATTATAAACAGAACCAATACTTATATATACCCAAATTTGAActtgcatttttatttacatattccTAATATATACTTGTTTTTCTACAGAATACGATATCTTATGGGGGAAGGAATGAAGAATACTTATTTAGTCAAATATGTAAATCAGTCCATAACCATAGAAAAACATGCCAtcctattttttaacaacaGCCCGTTGAATCTCAGGGGGTTTAAGTCGTACTAGTTGTGAAGGTGGAaaaatttggaaaaaaatttgaaaaaaaatttgaaaaaaaaatttgaaaaaaatgcaaatggAATGAGAGGGGCCTAGTTGGTCGAGGGGGCATCTTGGCGGTACTTGCTAATGTCAAGAGTGATGGTCTTtgaacattttttatttttatttttgtaaacaCCAACAAGGGTTTGACTTTTACTGAAGAATTTATCTTTCAATGAGATAACAATAACCTGACTATTGATAGAGTTAAGGTATCTAGTTAGGGagttaatttttatggGATCCATATTTGCATCTACTTCATcaagaataataaaagaattattgatatatttttggatCGAGAATATTAATGCTAATGCACTAATACTTTTTTCACCACCACTAAGTTCCgatatttcaaaatatcGTTTCATAGGTggcatattattatatttaattccACAATAAAAAGGTTCATCATCtttattaaattcattGTAATTACATAAATCTAAAAATGCTTGACCTCCTACATGAtgttttgtattatatgttaaattattatatacattatctataatatttttaatataattaaaacaatgtaaaaatttatatgacctttttttttgtagtaTTCTAAAATTTCgttcaaataaattacatTCTTTTCTTCcttcatttaaatttgtatcaactatttttaattttgttaataatttatcatattccTTTTcagcattattatttacatttcttatttttaaaaatcttttttttttttcaatttcattttctaacCTTTCgctttcattatttatatcattttcattttctaatCGTTTTAATTCCTCTGGGATCAAATCAAAAGAAATGTTATCAAAATTAGATGCATCATCGGATTCATCTGTATCATCACTACTACTCATGCGTTCGCTTTCGCTGTCTGATTTGTTATGGTCATCACTATACTCAGCATCCTCTAAGAGTTTACTTTTTCGTCTCGACTTGTTAtgtctttttcttttgtcTGCTcgctttttttgtttatttgaATGTCCTTCCGATTGACCATCATAATCGCTttccttattttttagCATAACATTCGTTtcgaaaatatttatattatttatgtcaCATTCATTTAGTAAATCTCTAATGAATTGCCtatatatttgcattttttttttagaattttgtattttattttcaatatattcatGTTTTTCAAAACttgaattaatattatctcGTAACTCATTTAATTCTTGATTTAtagtattaatatttttatgtatatattttttaatattttctaattctTCAATATGGACTTGAATTTCTTCcatctttttattatttgtttcttcTTCCTTTTGTAATGTTTCTAATTCTTGTGTGACATCTTCATTTTgcttattttcttttttattaaataaattcatttcattttttttgtccaTCAATTCGtttatatcatcatttaatttttttatattatttttaattcgcATTATATGTTCATCTACCTTTTCCAATTCATTATTACTATGTTCAACAAGTTCATAGACATTTGAtacatttaattttgtgtTTAAAGATTCAAATGATTTTTGTTGATAAGAAGATAAACTACTTCGTTCTTGAATTAGTTCATCATCATAGGTGCTTAGtaaatttcttttattttttagttcaccattttgtattttatcaattttattttcatatgtacatatcagcatattttttgcttctatttctttttcaaaaatatttttttttacaattatgcttgaatatttttttttatttagttCATATTCATTAGTGTGTTTATTGATTAATTCATTAGTTTcaatgatatttttatttaaatcgtTAATTGCATTTCTACATTCCTCTTTTTGATTTAAgagtttattatatatactgaTACTTAacttgttattattatactttTCATGATCTGAATATTTCGAACATATAtctataattaaattattatgtttagATATTATATGCCCATTTAGTGTAAccatatttacatttatttgtggaaactttcttttaatttgttcagcgtcttcaaaattttcaataattAATGTGTCTTCACCAATAAGGTAATCAAATAGTaacttataattttcatcacATACTAAGCAATTATTTGCAagaacaatatttttttttttaaaactatttattattttttctatctTACTTAAATCAGAATATTGTTTATCTCCTGAATATCTATTTTGATTGTCTTCATATAgatattcattttcttctacatttccatttataccatgtctttttttatttttttcaataatttttataaaattttcaaaaggTATAAAATCCattttatgcattttattatttttaagatATTGTATACATTTTGTACATgtttctaaatttttaactaataaaaaattattatatttatgtattatattatttatagcaGTATAATATGTTGGATTTGTTACTTCATATAAGTTTGAtatttcatcatatatttcatcttgtccaaatatattttttaaattttttataagttctttttttttatcaacaaataataattcttttttatgtatatttaatacattaatttcttcttctaaattttcaatttgtttttcttttcctaaaatatttaagttCCATTCTTttaactttattttattttcttcaatcttatttttatcttgtTCAATTAAGCTAGTTAGCTTTTTTATTCGTTCCGATATTTCATCATATGCAAATTTTTCTGCTTCTAAATCGATAAGTtccttttgtttttttctattaataTTGTCACACTCTTCTTGTAATTCCTTTATGTCTTTCTTTAAGTTAGAACACAGGtttgtataattattaatattgatGTTACTGTTAGCAcatagatataaataatcttctttattctttttatattcatctaagttttctatatatctaattatatttagatTAGTTATGTACTCTTCAtcattgttatatttttcaaaatcgaattttttatttcccttTACACATTGTTCTTCCTTAATTAGGTTgtcataaatttttttatttttttcttttacaaatttttttatttgatcgGTTTTGTTAAACAGTTTAAGGAATatctttaatttatttttatattcgttttctaattttttattttgttcttcTAATCTTTCATTGAGATCATCTATAAATTTAGTACAATGAGTTTGCATAGcttgttttaatttttcatttgctataattttatttaaattgtcttgacaaaattttcttttttcatgtatttcatttatttctattttcaaatcatttaaaattatttttttattttttatctgttcatcaatttttaaaaattctttttttttttcaattttttttcgttctAAATCATTTGCtgtatctttatttttacttaaGACCTCTTGTTCgaattccattttttgatctttaaaaatagctagctgttctttaaaaaaatcttttttttttaaaaaatgatataatctaaatagatataaattttttatatcattatcatAACTTTCTTTAAGTTTATTATgttctatattttcattcatttgcattttatgtatttttatttcttgttcgattttttttttttcatttaaataatttttacaagcaatttgtttttctttaagTCTTTCTTTAATGTCTTCATAGATTTGTTCATATTCATTTGATCCACTTATGTATTCAAAAAGTTTAGATAATTCTGTtggttttttatttataatttcttcAATATCTCCTTGAAATATTAGACACGTTTTTGTTTTCGTTTCAATCCTATTTCTTCTTAAAAATTGTGTGTATTCATCTTTATTTACTAATCTGTcgttaatataaaaatttgtaacACCTCTATAATTTAAAGttctttttaattctaCAGTTTCTTTACTATTACTTTCAATAATTAGTTTAACATAACATATTCTTTTTGctatattttctattttttcattttctttatgaTATATAAGTTTTCTTAAATTCTTTAttcttaaatatttattatctaTACCTAAAACAAAACAGATACAATCCATAATATTTGATTTCCCTGATCCATTAGGTCCAATTATTGCTGTGAATTTTGAAAAGGGTccgataatattttcaccttcataacttttaaaattacaaacggttaaatattttataaaacataattcTGTTTCTTTTGATGTCATCATACTTGATGCCATACTATtacttaaataattatttcctaatgataaatcatttactttagatatatttgtataatcattattatattttttatcatagcTTATACTATTTGGTGCAGCCACAATTGCTGATTGATTTTCTTCACCCGTTTCTATTACACTTGTTTCGTTACAACTTTTTTCCACACCCGTTTTTGATATCTCTTTTTGATACGCACTatttaaatgttttttttttgtgactTCATTATTTGAAGCATCCGTACTGTATCCTTCACTGTTTTCACTTTGATCATTTCCTTTTACactttcatattttttatcagtTAAATTAAGATCGTTTAAATTGTTGCTATCCTTTCCATGCTTAATACTCATAAGATGACTGTGTGATAAATCTAATGAAGGTGATACTGAAATATCtaaaaattcattattaataaaattgttgaAATCTTGATCTAACACCTTTTCAGAATTTATCTTTAatctatttattttattattttcttctgtATCTACACTCCcttcatatttatagtCTTCATCACTCCGTGAGGAGTCATCAAACTGTTTCTTATCCGTTTTTGCCATCCTTTCGATTTTTGTATGTTTTTTGCTTAGGCTCGAGCATTACACAAGTAGGcgtaacaaataaaaagtaaatcAAAGTAGCGATGTGTGTATAAAACGATTTTTTTCTCTGCTTATCATTTAGCTAGCTCTTCCATTCTTTTTCAGCAAgctaaaataattatgtgtAATGGgtactatatttttgttagcCTCTATTAATATGCAAAATcgattataaaaatggaattaaataaatcatgGATTATCTGATTTGATGAAGATTCAAATTATGAATAGTTCATGAGTAACTGTTGAATGCACATGCGTGTgctaaattatatgaatagtaaaaaaatgaattaagaaatgaaaatgttatgcttaaataatttcgtaaaaaatatatatatgtacgtACATGCAAATGcaatcatatatttatgataataattgaGAATTTCACctatttttgaaaacataaaatatatataaagtatTAAAGCAgacttaaatatatttaaaggaTACACATGTGGATATACTTACATTCTGATATGCATACTATTTATGTACATGCATAATACACACCTGATTTATATAGCATGTGCTATTACATTcatatttgaaataaattatttacattttaaaaaatattttttaattataattttttttacataaatttGATATTTACGTAAgtttaaaatgaaaaatgaataagCAATACAAATGATTCGATTTGTAATAATTGTAATTGCTTTCCtaagaataatatttttcaaatttcatatttttaatgataaaattataaaaaaaaataaaagaaaaaaaggaaaatgcatacaataaatatgtaatgtATACTCTGCTTTTATTTGGGCATATTCTGATGCTTTAAAAAGGATACTTAAAATAGGagtgtaaaaatatttttatgttgcataattttacaaatgcaagaaaataaaaattatttttgaatacAAATGTGATTGTTCAgtgatatataaataatatgcaatatacttatatgctacacattttgaaaaaaatttaatttgttttaaaacaaaaattcaAATGCTAGAGAAAATGTAGTTATATTCATAagtattctttattttccttattaaaatattaaagaaaaatttcGTAATCCATTTGTAATGcatgtatatttacatattacACGCAGGTTTAGTGTGTACCTTTAAAATAgtgtaaattattttaacgggaagtaatataatttatgcaATAGTAAGGAggaatatttattgtatgTACAAAGGAACGaaggaaaaatatttcaaaccctagtaaataaatatacctatttattacttatgtgtatataaaaatatatatgttttttttataaagctATAAACGGTAATCCTTTGAgataggaaaaaaataaagcatcATTTTAACAGtagacatattttttattattcttaaaaagggattatcattattattctcATTTTTACTGTCTTTCCTTTGTTAGGATTATTTTATCTCTCATTTTCCATTATTACTACTcttatgatatattattaatctggtattatttctatattatcattattttttcttttttcctTCACCTTTTTGCAAAATTGTAAAGTAGACAATAGCCCATAATTAAAAGAGAAAGTGTGTAATAACGTCTCAAACggattttcaaataataatattacacatataaactattatttttggaaaaatgaaaattaaaagggttataatataataggaattcttattaaaaacgtttttataaactaaaacaaaataaatatattttgtaaaatatattatatgatatctttttatttttctttcacACTCTTaatattccatttttttaaatatttttattattaattttctcACTATTTCGTAAaaacacacatatatgcggaaaataatcaatgggtataaaaatgtcgtttaaatgaaaaattggaaaagtaatgaaaaaaatatatttatatatattttaattaataacaCACATTTTGtagaacaaaaatatttatgaacgttaagaaataaaatagaaatattccataaaaaaggaaaaaaatttatgactgttaataaaaaaaaaaaaaaaaatgagtaAAATTATACATCAAATATTTGACGATTATAATAAGTCAAGAATACAGTTTACGCAAAGCGTCTCTGATTTATGCTTAAAACCACATAATATTGAATTATTAGTAAATAcagatataataaatttacttCGTCCATTAATATTAGATAAAGTTCCTATAGTTC encodes:
- a CDS encoding structural maintenance of chromosomes protein 1, putative, with the translated sequence MAKTDKKQFDDSSRSDEDYKYEGSVDTEENNKINRLKINSEKVLDQDFNNFINNEFLDISVSPSLDLSHSHLMSIKHGKDSNNLNDLNLTDKKYESVKGNDQSENSEGYSTDASNNEVTKKKHLNSAYQKEISKTGVEKSCNETSVIETGEENQSAIVAAPNSISYDKKYNNDYTNISKVNDLSLGNNYLSNSMASSMMTSKETELCFIKYLTVCNFKSYEGENIIGPFSKFTAIIGPNGSGKSNIMDCICFVLGIDNKYLRIKNLRKLIYHKENEKIENIAKRICYVKLIIESNSKETVELKRTLNYRGVTNFYINDRLVNKDEYTQFLRRNRIETKTKTCLIFQGDIEEIINKKPTELSKLFEYISGSNEYEQIYEDIKERLKEKQIACKNYLNEKKKIEQEIKIHKMQMNENIEHNKLKESYDNDIKNLYLFRLYHFLKKKDFFKEQLAIFKDQKMEFEQEVLSKNKDTANDLERKKIEKKKEFLKIDEQIKNKKIILNDLKIEINEIHEKRKFCQDNLNKIIANEKLKQAMQTHCTKFIDDLNERLEEQNKKLENEYKNKLKIFLKLFNKTDQIKKFVKEKNKKIYDNLIKEEQCVKGNKKFDFEKYNNDEEYITNLNIIRYIENLDEYKKNKEDYLYLCANSNININNYTNLCSNLKKDIKELQEECDNINRKKQKELIDLEAEKFAYDEISERIKKLTSLIEQDKNKIEENKIKLKEWNLNILGKEKQIENLEEEINVLNIHKKELLFVDKKKELIKNLKNIFGQDEIYDEISNLYEVTNPTYYTAINNIIHKYNNFLLVKNLETCTKCIQYLKNNKMHKMDFIPFENFIKIIEKNKKRHGINGNVEENEYLYEDNQNRYSGDKQYSDLSKIEKIINSFKKKNIVLANNCLVCDENYKLLFDYLIGEDTLIIENFEDAEQIKRKFPQINVNMVTLNGHIISKHNNLIIDICSKYSDHEKYNNNKLSISIYNKLLNQKEECRNAINDLNKNIIETNELINKHTNEYELNKKKYSSIIVKKNIFEKEIEAKNMLICTYENKIDKIQNGELKNKRNLLSTYDDELIQERSSLSSYQQKSFESLNTKLNVSNVYELVEHSNNELEKVDEHIMRIKNNIKKLNDDINELMDKKNEMNLFNKKENKQNEDVTQELETLQKEEETNNKKMEEIQVHIEELENIKKYIHKNINTINQELNELRDNINSSFEKHEYIENKIQNSKKKMQIYRQFIRDLLNECDINNINIFETNVMLKNKESDYDGQSEGHSNKQKKRADKRKRHNKSRRKSKLLEDAEYSDDHNKSDSESERMSSSDDTDESDDASNFDNISFDLIPEELKRLENENDINNESERLENEIEKKKRFLKIRNVNNNAEKEYDKLLTKLKIVDTNLNEGRKECNLFERNFRILQKKRSYKFLHCFNYIKNIIDNVYNNLTYNTKHHVGGQAFLDLCNYNEFNKDDEPFYCGIKYNNMPPMKRYFEISELSGGEKSISALALIFSIQKYINNSFIILDEVDANMDPIKINSLTRYLNSINSQVIVISLKDKFFSKSQTLVGVYKNKNKKCSKTITLDISKYRQDAPSTN